Below is a window of Leucobacter chromiiresistens DNA.
ACGCCGTCGACGACCTCGACGGGCTCGCCGAGCGCGGCGGAGCCGTTCGAGAACTGCACGGTGCCCGCCTGGTCAGCGGGGGTGACGTCGGCGGTGAGGGTGACCTCGGCGCCTGCGCGCACGCTCTCGACGTCGGCCTGGAGCGTCGTCGAGGTCTTGACGATCGGAGCGCCGTAGTTCAGGCGCACTTCCTGCTCCTGCGCCGCGTTGGTGACGCCGCCTGCCGCGTAGGTGAAGACGCCGTAGCTGCCGTCCACCGGCGCGGGCTTCGCAGCGTCGCGATCCTGCAGCGTCGCCGTCCACTCGAACGAGCCGTCGGCGTTCAGCTCGACCCACTGGCCGCGCACGGCGCCCTGGTACTGGGTCGGAATCGCGTTCAGCGTGTCTTCCGTCAGCACCCAGCCCTGAGTCGCGCTGAGTCGCTGCGTCGACGCGGCGCCCGCCGAGGGCTTCCAGTTCTCGGCGAACTCGCCGAATACGACGTACGTGCCCTGGGGCAGCGTGTTCGGGATCGGCATGCCGCGGCCGCCGACGTTCGCCTCGGGATCGAAGCCCTGGCCCTTGACGACGAGCTTGTCGCCCGCCGAGACGCGGGTGTCGCCGACCGGCGTCACGCCGTCCTCGAGGTAGACGTCGATCTTCGGAGCCCAGACCTTCTGCTCCTCGACCGTGACGGTCGCGCTCGTCGTCGTCGTCGATGCGGCGAACGCCGAAGCGTCGGTGGGCGTGAACTTCGCCTCGACCGCGTTCGCGCCGACCGGAAGTGTGTCGATGCTGAACTTCGCGACGCCGTTCGCGACCGGGATCGCCGGCGAGATCTCGCCGACGCCGTTGGCGGTGCGGTTCGTGAACGTGACCGACCCCGCCGCCTCTGCCGGTGCGACGGTCGCCGTGAACTCGACGCTGTCGCCCTGGGTGACCTTCGACGCGCTCGCGGCGATCGACGTGGTGGTCTCCGTTGCGGGAACCGCGCTGACGGGTGCGGTGAAGGTGATCGGATCGAGCGCTGTGCCAGCCGGATACTGAGAGAGAGCCTTAGCACCTTCAGTTGTCAGTGTCGTCGGAGCGGAAGTCCAGGTGTACGTCGAACCGGAAGCGCTCGGTGCAGGGAGCGCGATATCCGCGAAGTGCACGTCATCGAGCGAGTAGCGCTCGCCGACGGCGCCCGCCTGAGCGCCCGCGAACTCGCGGCCGTCGACATCGAAGTAGAGCTCGGCGGTCGATGCCGACGTCACCTTGACCTGCGGCTGCGTCAGCGAGAGGTCAAGACTGTAATCGTCACCGCTCGCGTGGCCCTGGAAGTGCACCCCGTCGTTCTCTCCGAAGGCGATCTCGAGACCCGAACCGTCGAGGTTCGCGGTGCCTGATCCGCCCGCCCACGCGTACGGACCCGATCCGGTGGTCGCACCGAGGTTCGTCACTTTGCCGTTGGCGATCGTGCCAGTGATGTAGTTGCGGAACGACGACTTCACGCCCCAGCTGAGCGTCGCGTCTGCCACGACTCCGTCGCCCGGAGCGGCGTTCGCCGCCACGGGTGCGAGCGCCAGGCCGCTGGCGACGAGCAAGCCCGTCGTCGCGGTGGCGAGCACACGCCGCCAGTTCTTCTGTGCAGTCATGAAGAGTGCACTCCTTATCTGTTTTGGTATTGGCCACCGCGCAAACAGCAACCCGCTCATCGGATTGAACTGAGGCTCCCCTAACCTGCAGTACCGCATATAGTCTGACGATTTTCATCAGACGTTGCAACTCTTGCGTTATCTTCCGCTCCCATCCCGCCGGTCGCACGGATCCCGGCGCGCCCCGCCGCCCCGCTCCGCCCCGCTTCGCTCCGCGCAGGGCGAACGACGCGCCCTGCGCCTGCACACGTCGCGGGCGTACACTGGCCGAGCCAATTACGACACCGGAGGTCGCCATGAGCAAGCCCATCGATTCGGCCGACTACCCGTTCCAGCTCAGCGAGAGCGAGTGGCGCGAACGCCTCGCGCCTGATGAGTACGCCGTGCTGCGCAATCAGGGCACCGAGCGGGCGGGCACCGGTGAGTTGCTCGACGAGGAGCGCGACGGCCTGTACCGTTGCCGCGCCTGCAGCAACGAGCTCTTCGTCGCGGGCACGAAGTTCGACTCGGGCTGCGGATGGCCGAGCTTCTACGAGAGCGTGCGTCCCGGCGCGGTCGAACTCCTCGAAGACCGGAGCCTCGGCATGGTGCGCACCGAAGTGCGCTGCGCTCGCTGCGGCTCGCACCTCGGCCACGTCTTCCCCGACGGATTCGGCACCCCGACGGGCGACCGCTACTGCATGAACTCGCTCTCGCTGAGCTTCGAGCCCGGCGCGCAGCCCGGCGAGCCTGGCGCGGAGCGCGACGACGCATGAGCGAGTACGGGGGGCCGGCGTACCGCGCGCTGCGGCGCCGGCGCTCTCACTCGAAGGTCACGGAGGAGGCGCCGAGCCGCGAGGAGCTCGAGGCGTACGTCGCGGCGATGGCGAGCGTCTCCGATCACTCCCGCATGCGGCCGTGGCGCATCATCGAGTTGCGGGGCAAGGATCGCAAGAAACTCGCGAAAGGGCTGGCGAAGGCCTCGGGTGAGGATCGCGGCAAGTACATCGCGAAGATGACGCGCGCCCCGCTGGTGCTCGTCATCGTGGTCAGCCCGGGAGATACCCGTAAGGTGCCGCTCTGGGAGCAGGAGGCCGTCGCGAGCGGGGTGGCGCATCTCCTCGGGCTCCTGCTGCACGAGTCGGGGTGGGGCTCGATCTGGAAGAGCGGCACGCACACGCGCAGCAAGGCGGTGCGCAAAGCCCTGGGCGTGCGGAAGCCCGAGTATCTGCTCGGCTGGCTGCACGTGGGCGGGATCCCCGAGCGCGATCGGGCGGAGAAGCCTCGGAAGCCGCTGGATCTCTCGCGGCATCTCAGCGGACCGGGTTAGCCCTCCGTCGACCGGCGGCGGGAGGGGAGCGCGGCGACGACCACCGCGAGCAGTGCGACCGCCGATCCGGCGATCATGCCCTGCGTCAGCCCGCCCGCGAGCGGAGCGCCCGCTTCGAAGGCGACCGAGGCGATCAGCTGACCGGCGACGTTCGACATGCTGAGCAGCAGCACGCCTGCCGTGCGCACAAGCATCGCGGCGACGGCGATGAAGAGCGTGCCGATCACTCCGCCGATATAGAAGTACGGCGCCGTCGGCCACGCGGTCGGCCAGCCGTCGACGGCGACGGAGATCACCGCCATCACTGCGAGGATCGCCGTGCCGACGACGAAGTTCACGAACGTCGAGGTGACCGCGCTCTGCGCCGCGGCCCGCACGAGGCCGTTCACCATGGACTGCGCGGAGACCCCGACGCCGATGATCACGGGGAACACCATGAGCCAGGCGCCGTGCACGCCCCCGAATCCGACCGAGAGCGCCACGGCGACGATCGCGAGCGCGGTTCCGATCACGCGCATCGGGGTGGGGTCGATGCGTCCGCCCGGGCCGAGACCCGCGCGATCGAGCAGCAGTCCGCCGAGCACCTGGCCCGCGACGATGCCGACGGTGAACAGCGCGAGCCCCATGATCGGCGTGACGAGGCCCTGGGCGAGCACGAAGAAGGCGCCCCCCGCGCCGCCGAACAGCGTCCACACGGGCAGCGAGCGGGATCGCACCTCGTCGCGCAGGCGGACGAGCCCGGTACGACCCCTCCGCGTGATGAGCACCGCGATGCACATGACGATGAGCCCCGACCCGAAGGAGACGGCGGCCGTGACGTATCCGTTGCCGAGTTCCTGGCTCAGCCCTCCGTTGATGCGGGACTGCACGGCGACCAGCACGCCGGCGAGCCCCGAACCGATGAGGGCGGCCCAGACGGGAATCGAGGAATTCGGCACTCCTCCCACCTTACTCCGACTGCGGTCAGGCCTCTGACGCAGTTGCCCGAGCGCCGACTCCTCCGCCGATTCCCCGCCGAAACGCCCAGCCCCTGTCGGGATCGCGTCCGCCCGACAAGGGTTCGGTGAACGAGCGGGGGTTCGGCGGGAAGGCGCCGCGAGCGGAGCGAGTGGAGCCGCCTGTCGGACTCGCCCGCCGCGCTCGGAGCAACGCGCCAGCGTTGCGCGCGGCGAGCCGATGGAGCCTGCGACATCGGAGTCGGTTCGCAGGCCGAACAGCGGCGCCGCGAGCGGAGCGAGTGGAGCCGCCTGTCGGACTCGAACCGACCACCTGCGCTTTACAAGGGCGCTGCTCTACCAGATGAGCTAAGGCGGCGTGGGGGCGGACGATCGCTCGACCGCCCCGTTCAATCTTACTCGGAGTCGGCCGGAGCCTCGGCCGATGCGTTCTGCTGCTCGAGTTCGCTCTTGACCTTCAGCAGGTACGACTCGAGGTCGCCGTCGCGGCTCTGGCTCCACTGCTGACCGTTCACGATGACGGTCGGCGTGCTCACGAGGCGCTGCGGCTCGTCGGCGTCCTGCAGCGTCACGCCGTCGGCGCCGAGCAGCTGCGCTCCCTTGGCGAGACCCTGGATGCCCACTTCGCTGACCTGCTTGTAGTTCGCGGAGATGAAGCTGCCGAAGGTGCGATCCTTCACGCACTGGCGCAGTTCGGTGTCGGCCTCCGCGCCCGCGGCCTCGGCCTGCTCGATGAGCTGTTCGTCGGTGAGGCCGGTGGTGCTCTCGGCGGGCTGCACCTCGGCGCTGAGCAGCGCGTTGTTCAGCTTGAACGCGTAGCCGGGCTGCTGGTCGACGACGCAGGCGAAGAGGTTCGCGGCGCGCGTCGAGTACTTCGAGCCGAGTGAGGCGTTGTCGAGGAAGTTGAGGGGGTAGATCGTCATCTCGACGTCGCCCGCGCCCACGTAGTTCTCGAGCATGGTGCCGTACTGCTGCTCGAACTGGCCGCAGTAGGGGCACATGTAGTCGGCGTACACGGTGACCTCGACGGGGAGCTCGTCGAAGTTCTGCTCGGGCGCGACGCGCTCCTCGCCTGCGGGCAGCGCCGGGCCGGTGACGACCTTGAGGTCCTTGCCGAAGACTGCGCCGCCCGACGCCATGTTCTCGGGGCCGGGGCCGGCGGGCTTGATCGACTGCGTCAGCACGAGGGCGACGATCGCGAGTACCGCGATCACGCCGACGGCGATGCCGCCCTGCAGGAAGAGGCGATTGCGCTTCTCCCGCTTCTTCTCCTGCTCCCGCGCTGCGGCGGCCTCGGCGCGCGCCTGGGCGCGCCGCTCGTTCTTCGTGGGACGGGGGTTCGTCTCGTGTGCCATGGGTGTTCTCTCAGTCGGTCCGGCGGAGCGGATCACGGATCAGATCGGGGGCGCGAGCGCCCTACTTCTTCTTGGCGGAGCGGCGATCGGCGCGGTTCGTGGAGCCGTTGCCCGACTGCTGGCCGAATGCGCCGCGCGCCTGCTGCGCGGGCTTGCCGGCCCCCGCCTTCGGCTCGTCGGCACCGGTGACGGCCGGGGCGCCGTCCTCGTTCGGGGCGCTGTAGCTGAGCTTCGACTGGTCGGTCGCCTGCTCGGCTTCGAGGCCGCCGCCTTCGAGGTGCACGTGATCCTGCGGGCCCTCGGCGGGCCGCACCTTGACCTCGAGGTTGTAGAGCAGCCCCATGGACTCCTCCTTGATCTGCCCCATCATACCCTCGAAGAGGGTGAAGCCCTCGCGCTGGTACTCGACGAGCGGGTCTCGCTGCGCCATCGCGCGCAGGCCGATGCCCTCCTTGAGGTATTCCATCTCGTAGAGGTGGTCGCGCCAGCGGCGGTCGATGGTGGCCAGCACGACGCGGCGCTCGAGTTCGCGCATCGCCTCGCTGCCGAGGGTCTCCTCGCGCTTGGTGTACGCCACCTCGGCGTCGGAGAGGATCTCGCGGCGCAGGAACGCGCGATCCACGCGACGCGCCCCGCCGGCCTCGGCGACGAGCTCGTCGATGGTGAGGCCCACCGGGTAGACCTGGCGCAGGTCGTTGAACAGGGCGTCGAAGTCCCATTCGCCGTCGCGGCCGTGGGAGTCGAGGATCGCGTCGATCGTCTGCTCGCGGAACGCGTCGATGCGCGGCTCGATCTCTTCGCCGTCGAGGATCTGCTGGCGGTCGCTGTAGATCGCCTTGCGCTGGCGGTCGAGCACGTCGTCGTACTTGAGCACGTTCTTGCGGATCTCGGCGTTGCGCTGCTCGACCTGGCTCTGCGCGCTCTGGATGGCGCGCGACACGACCTTGGACTCGATGGCGAGATCGTCGGGGAAGCTGTCGCGGTTCATGAGCGCCGCCGCTGCGCCCGAGTTGAACAGGCGCATGAGGTCGTCGCCGAGCGACAGGTAGAAGCGGCTCTCGCCGGGGTCGCCCTGTCGGCCGGAGCGGCCGCGCAGCTGGTTGTCGATGCGCCGGGACTCGTGGCGCTCGGTGCCGAGCACGTAGAGGCCGCCGACCTCGATGACCTTCTCCGCCTCGGCGCTCACCGTCTCCTTGACGGCGGCGAAGACGTCGTCCCAGGCGGCCTCGTAGGCGTCGGGATCCTCGTCGGTCGAGAGGCCCCGGGAGGCCATCTCCTGCACGGCGAGGAACTCGGCGTTGCCGCCGAGCATGATGTCGGTGCCTCGGCCGGCCATGTTCGTGGCGACGGTCACCGACCCGAGGCGGCCCGCCTGCGCGATGATCGCGGCCTCGCGCGCGTGGTTCTTCGCGTTCAGCACCTCGTGGCGCACGCCGGCCTTCGCCAGCAGGCGCGAGAGGTACTCGCTCTTCTCGACGCTCGTGGTGCCGACCAGTACGGGCTGCCCCTTCTCGTAGCGCTCCGCGATGTCGACGACGACCTGGGCGAACTTCGCCTCCTCGTTCTTGTAGACGAGGTCGGGCTGGTCCTTGCGCTGCATCGAGCGGTTCGTCGGGATCGGCACGACGCCGAGCCCGTAGGTCGACATGAACTCGCTCGCCTCGGTCTCGGCCGTACCGGTCATGCCCGAGAGCTTCTCGTAGAGGCGGAAGTAGTTCTGCAGGGTGACGGTGGCGAGCATCTGGTTCTCGGCCTTGACCTGCACGCCCTCCTTGGCCTCGATCGCCTGGTGCATGCCCTCGTTGTAGCGGCGCCCGGCCAGGATGCGGCCGGTGTGCTCGTCGACGATCAGCACCTCGCCGTTGAGCACGACGTAGTCCTTGTCGCGGGTGAAGAGCGCCCGCGCCTTGATCGAGTTGTTGAGGAACGAGATGAGCGGGGTGTTCACCGACTCGTAGAGGTTGGTGATGCCGAGGTGATCCTCGACCTTCTCGATGCCGGGCTCGAGCACGCCGACGGTGCGCTTCTTCTCGTCGATCTCGAAGTCGACTCCCGGTTCGAGCTTGCGCGCGATCCGCGCGAACTCGGCGAACCACCGGTTGGCCTCGCCCGAGGCGGGGCCCGAGATGATGAGCGGGGTGCGGGCCTCGTCGATCAGGATCGAGTCGACCTCGTCGATGATCGCGAAGAAGTGGCCGCGCTGCACGCGCTCCGCCGCGGAGGAGGCCATGTTGTCGCGGAGGTAGTCGAAGCCGAACTCGTTGTTCGTGCCGTACGTGATGTCGGCGTTGTACTGCTCGCGACGGGTCGCGGGATCCTGGCCAGAGACGATGCAGCCGGTCGTGAGCCCGAGGGCGCGGAAGACGCGGCCCATGAGCTCGCTCTGGTAGGTCGCGAGGTAGTCGTTGACGGTGACGATGTGCACGCCCTTGCCGGCGAGGGCGTTCAGGTACGCCGGCATCGTCGCGACGAGGGTCTTGCCCTCACCGGTCTTCATCTCGGAGATGTTGCCGTTGTGCAGGTTCGCGCCGCCCATGATCTGCACGGGGAACGGGTTGAGCCCGATGGTGCGCTTGGCGGCTTCGCGCACGGCGGCGAAGGCTTCGGGGAGCAGGTCGTCGAGGGTCTCCCCCTTCTCGAGTCGCTCGCGGAACTCCGTGGTCTCTTCGCGAAGCTCCTCATCGCTGAGGTCTGCGAAGGTGCTCTCCAGATTCGCTACGAGCTTCGCCTGCCGCTCGAGCTTCTTCAGGATCCGTCCTTCACCGACGCGAAGAAGCTTCTCGAGAACTGTCGCCACGTTGTCTCTCCTGTACGTTCCGCGCGGTGTGGTTGCCCATGGTTCGGGGTCACCGCCGTTGCCACAATGTGACAACTCCTCAGCTTAGCAACGGCATGCTCCTCCCCGGCTGAGGAGATGCCAATATGGAGGCGGGATTCGTTTCCGCCCTTCGGAGCGCGAGTGCCCGCGTCGCGCATCTCGGAAGGAAGGACGCCATGCCGCCTGCAGCGGGTGAGGTACTGGTGGTGCTCCCCACGTACAACGAGCGGGCATCGCTGGCAGCGGTGGTGGCGGGCATCCGCGCGCACGTGCCGAGCGCCCGCATCCTCATCGTCGACGACGGCAGCCCCGACGGCACGGGCGACGCGGCGGACGAGCTGGCCGCCGAGGACGCGCACGTCGCCGTGCATCATCGCAGCGGCAAGCTGGGGCTCGGATCGGCGTATGTGCACGGGTTCGGCGCCGCCGAGCGGGGCGGGTACCGGTTCGTCGTCGCGATGGACTCCGACGGATCGCATCGGCCCGAGGATCTGCCGGCGCTCATGGCCGCCGCGCGTTCCGGCGCGGGCCTCGCGATCGGCACGCGGTGGATCGCGGGCGGGCGGATCGTCAACTGGCCGCTCATCCGCCGATGGATCTCGCGGGGCGGCACCGGGTTCGCGCGCGCGGTGCTCGGGTCGCAGTTGCACGATCTGACGAGCGGGTTCCGCGTGATCGAGCTCGACTGGCTGCGCCGCATCGATCTCGACGCGCTCGATTCGCAGGGGTACGGCTTCCAGGTGGAGACCGCCTGGCGGCTGGAGCAGCTCGGCTGCCCGATCGCGGAGGTGCCGATCACCTTCGTGGAGCGCGCCGACGGCCGGTCGAAGATGACGCTCGGCATCGTGCTCGAGGCGTTCGGCAATGTCGTGCGGTGGGGCTGGCGGGCGAGGCGGCAGCGCAGCACGGCCCGCTGAACGCGACGGAGCGGGGTCGCCGTCGGCGACCCCGCTCCGAATGCCCTCCGGCGGTGCGGTGATGCGGTGGTGCGGCGGCTCGGCCGGCGCTAGGCGGTCTCAGAGAGTGAGATCACGCCGTAGTTCCAGCCTTTGCGGCGGTACACCACGCTCGGGCTCCCGCCCTCCTCTTCGATGAAGAGGAAGAAGTCGTGGCCGACGAGCTCCATGCGGTCGACGGCGTCTTCGACGGCCATGCGCTCGGCGGGGAACTCCTTCGTGCGGATGACGACCGGCGAGTAGTCCTGCTCCTCCGAGTTCACCACCGGCACCTCGCCGGTGGCGACGGCCTCGAGCACTTCGAGGGGGGCGGGGGTGACGTCGATCATCTCGAAATCGTTCGCGGCGGCGTCCGCCAGCGAGGTGCGTCCGCGGCCTCGGCGATCCTGTCGCTTGTCCTTCATGCGACGGATGCGTTCGAGCACGCGCCCGTAGGCGATGTCGAACGCCGAGTACTTGTCTCCTCCGGCTGATTCAGCGCGGATCACGGGGCCCGGCCCGATGAGGGTGATCTCGACGTGATCACCGTGCTGGGGGCTCCGGTCGCTCTGCCGAGAGACTCTCACTTCGAACGCCTGCGCGCGGGGCAGCAGCCCCTCCACTTTGTCCGTCTTCGCTTCGACGTAGCTCTCGAAGCGATCGGTGATTCCGACGTTCTTGCCGCGGATGTTCACGTCCATGGTGACCTCCCTGAGTACTCGGGCGGGTGTGCCATCTGGCGCACCGTTACGCCTTTCTCGAACTCTACTCCACTCGCGCGACGCGTTTCCACCTCGGCAGAACTTCATCCGCTACTTCGCAGGTAGGCCCGCGGCATCGCGCCGTTCGGCCGTGCAGAGCGCGACGATCACCGCGACGCTCGCGCCCGCGCGCTCCAGCGCGTCTCGTGCCGCGCGCACGCTGGCGCCCGTCGTGATGATGTCGTCGACGAGCACGACGCGCCGGCCGTGGATGACCCGGCGGGCAGCGCGGCGGACGGCGATCCGCCGCGCATTGCGCTCCCGTTGCGCGGCGCGGAGGCCGACCTGGCCGACCCGGCCCCGGGTAGTGCGCAGCGCGCGGACGCGCAGTGCGGGTGCGCGCTGACGGCGGAGGGCCGAGGCGATGAGCAGGTCGAGGTGCCGGTACCCGCGCTCGCGCACCCCGCGGGGGCGGGAGGGCATCGCTACGACGAGCGGCGCTCCCGGCTCCCCTGGCGCGCCGGCCGGCGCCGAGGGCGCGGCGAGGCGGATGGCGCGCAGGAGCGGAGCGCGCAGCGCCTCTCCGAGCATGCGGCGGAAGCTCTCGCGGCCCCCGTGCTTGAACGCGACGAGCACGGCGCGAAGCGGCCCCTCGTACCGGCCGCGCACGATGCAGGGCAACCCGTCGAGCTCGCGCGCGAGCATCTCGGGAGGCTCCCCGATGCGCGCCCGGCACGATCGGCAGCACTCCCTGTCGGCCGCGCCGCAGCCGACGCACGCCGTCGGCCACACGAGGGCGGCGAGATCGAGCGCGAGCTCGCGAAGCCGGAGCGAGGGCCGCAGCGGGGTCGGCGACAGGGGAGACGACGGAGGCGGTGGCGGGGTGCGAGCGGTCATGCCTCCAGCATCGCGGGCCGCGCCGCCCGATCCAGCCGTTGCGCGGAGGCGGTGGACAACTGCGGCGGTGAGCGGCGGCGGCAGACCTGTGCGCGGTGATCCGGGCGCCGCCGGCGACTCGGAGGCCGCCGGAGCGCAGCACTCAGCCGTGCTTGGCGAGCAGCTCGATGCCCGTCAGCGCCCGCTGCCACCCGCTCCCCTGCGAGGCGTAGAGATCGCCCTTCGCGCTCAGCACGCGCAGCTGCGAGCGCGCCGAGCCGCCCGCGACCTGCGCACCGCCCTGCACGCCGCCCTGCTCGACCGGGATCAGGCCGACGCCCCCGATGGTCACCCGACTGGTCGCATCGACCTTCGAGAGCGCGGCGAAGCGCGTCTGCCCCACCCAGTCCAGGTCGACGGGGGCCCCGCTCGTCCAGAGCTGCACGTCGGCCTCGTCAGTGGTGCGCACCGGGGCTCCCTCGGCGTCGCGCTCGACGCCTGCGACGAGCACCTGACTCCCCTGCTCGTCGCTCACGAGCGCCGCCACCCGCATCCCGTCGGGCGAGAGTCGCATCGCGACCGGGGTGCGCCCGGCGAGCCAGGGGGCCGGCACATCCGTCGCCGTGCCGTCGCGCGTCGTCGCCCGCAGCGTCTGCGGAGACGACGCCTGCACCGTCCAGACGTAGTCGAAGACGTCGAACATCGGCGCGAGCAGACCGGCGCGCGGGTCGATCGGCACGACGCCGAGGGCATCCACCCGGGTCACGCCCTGGGCGTTGCGGAGCGCCGCCGCCGACGCGTCGGCGTTCAGCGTGATCGCACTCGGCTCGTACTCGCCCAGCGACGTCGCGAACCCGGTCATCGCCACGAACTGGCCCGCGACGATCGTGCCGAACTGATCGCCGACGAGCAGGGCGGGATCGGTGACGTCGTTGAGCAGACGCGGCACGCCCGCATCGCTCCGCTCCTCGGAGCGGATCTCCGTGCCCTCCGCCGACAGGTCGTAGCCGTTGACGCTCTGCACCGTCTGCAGGCTCAGCCGCAGCTGCTGCCGCACCTCCGCCATCGCCGTCGGGCTCGCCTCCAGCAGATTGCCCGAGAGATCGATCTGCGCTCGGCCGTTCTCGATCGGCACGGAGCCCGTGACGAGCGTCGTGCCCGTCGGGAAGCCGCTGTGCAGCACGCCCGACATGCGCTCGCCCGGCCCTCCGAGCAGTGCGCTGACGATCTCGGTCGGCAGCGCCGCCCGCGTCATGAACCAGCGGGTCTCGGGCACCATGATCTCGCCCGGGCCGACGAAGTACAGCTGATGCGGGGCCCAGATGGTGGTGAACGTCGTGGTGTCGAGAATGATGCCGTTCGGCGCCGATGCGATGCGCCACTCGCCTCCGATGCGCTCCAGCTCGAAGCGCAGCTCGGTGTTCGCCCCGGGCTCGACCGGAAGCATGAAGCCCTCGGCGTCGACCTTGGCCTGAGCCGAGATCTCGAGGGTGCCCGATCCGTCGTCGTTCGCGGTGTACGGCCGGCTGCCGTCGTCGACGAGCACGTTGGACGACGGGTCCCACTGCTTCGCGTAGTCGGGCGCGAGGAACTCGCGGGCGGTGGCGTAGTCGTCGGCGCTCGAGACGGCCGCAAGCACGAAGCCGCGCACGACGTCCTCCTGCGACGAGCCGGCCGCTGGGCCCGCCGCGTTGAACTGCACGGGCTGCTCGGCCTGCTGCAGATCCTCGGCCCCGGCCCGCACCGGCCCCGAACTCGGAATCGCGTTGCACGCCGTGAGCATGAGCGACGCGGCGGCGAGGATGACCGCCGCCGCCCGCGCGCGGCTCCGGAAACGCTTCATCTTCTGCCTTCCTTCCGAATGCGTCGCCCCGGCCGCCGCAACCACCCGCCGGTCACCCGGGGATCGCCCTGGTCGCCGGCGATGTCGTCGGGGATGAGCGGCAGCGGCGACATGAAGTCGGTGATGCTCTCGCCGCGGGGCAGCGTCAGTCTGAAGTTCGTTCCGACGCCGAGCTGCGACCACGCCTCCAGGATGCCGCCGTGCACCGCCGCATCCTCCTGAGCGATCGCGAGCCCGAGGCCCGTGCCGCCCAGCGTGCGCTTGCGCGACGGATCGGCGCGCCAGAAGCGGTCGAACACGTGCGCCAGATCCTCCTCGCGCATCCCGATGCCCCAGTCGCGCACCGACAGCGAGATGGCGCTGGCGTTCGAATCGATCGAGACCAGGATGCTGCGCCCCTCGCCGTGCTCGATGGCGTTGCCGACCAGGTTCGACACGATGCGGCGGATGCGCCGGGCGTCCACATCGATCGGGGCGTAGCCGCCGAGCGCGCGCACCTCGATGATGCCGCGCGAGAGCGGCTGCAGCCCCTCCACCACCTCGGTCGCGAGCGAGACGAGGTTCGTCGGCTCCGTCTCGAGCGTGACCCGCCCCGCGTCGTATCGCGAGATCTCGAGCAGGTCCTCGAGGAGCGACTCGAAGCGGTCGATCTGCGCGCCGAGCACCTCGACGGCGCGCTGCTGGCCCGGTTCGAGTCCCTGCGTGCTGCTCTGGAGCACCTGGCTGGCGAGGCGCACCGTGGTCAGCGGGGTGCGCAGCTCGTGCGAGACGTCCGAGACGAAGCGCTGCTGCATCTCCGACAGCTGATCGAGCTCGCCGATGCGCATCTGCAGGGTCTCCGCCATGTCGTTGAAGCCCTCCGAGAGCACGTCGAAGTGCTCGTCGTTCTGCAGCGGCATGCGCGCATCGCTCTCCCCCGACGCGAGACGGCGACTCGCCGCCGCCGCCGAACGGATGGGCCGGAAGACGATCCGCGACATGATCCATACGAGCACGCCGATGAAGGCCATCATCGCGGCCGCCGTGATCAGCAGGGTGCGCTGCACGAACGACAGCGTGTCCTGCGTATCGGCGAGGTTGTAGCCGATGAAGAGATCGTAGGTTC
It encodes the following:
- the mtrB gene encoding MtrAB system histidine kinase MtrB, with the protein product MTRARRSRLITALRRLRLRWLRFSEPVLGGFRARWRRSLMVRTMTVTGLVTGFIVLTAGLFILGSVASDLYSSRQEQALQDSARATLAAQRQIDASEASDRGALSTLAASVRRTVRDTTSSQMIYLRRQAGQEPFADAPPPSFTSALLPEAVTPELSHAVEEGGAAQHWQPVTFIEEDGSPSPGIVVGSSVTFPAGAGTYDLFIGYNLADTQDTLSFVQRTLLITAAAMMAFIGVLVWIMSRIVFRPIRSAAAASRRLASGESDARMPLQNDEHFDVLSEGFNDMAETLQMRIGELDQLSEMQQRFVSDVSHELRTPLTTVRLASQVLQSSTQGLEPGQQRAVEVLGAQIDRFESLLEDLLEISRYDAGRVTLETEPTNLVSLATEVVEGLQPLSRGIIEVRALGGYAPIDVDARRIRRIVSNLVGNAIEHGEGRSILVSIDSNASAISLSVRDWGIGMREEDLAHVFDRFWRADPSRKRTLGGTGLGLAIAQEDAAVHGGILEAWSQLGVGTNFRLTLPRGESITDFMSPLPLIPDDIAGDQGDPRVTGGWLRRPGRRIRKEGRR